A genomic stretch from Solibacillus isronensis includes:
- a CDS encoding CdaR family protein: protein MDKIFDSSWMLRLTALFLAVALFLYIQTEEKRETDSSTSNETDVITNVPLEVYYDSDNLFVTGLPETVDVKISGPKQIVMKTKLEKDFKLFVDLNSLLIGEHSVTIHQENFSEKLDVSIEPRIINVTIEEKVTEQFRVEPEMNNRLLAENFVLNEMTAEPSKVAVTGAKSVIDNISYVKATVSGEKDVNKSFEQEAAVKVLDRDLNKLDVSINPDKVNVKVEINEYSKEVPIKINEIGEPVEGLTIDSLSPEKSNITVYGSKSVVDSLKEVAVDVDVSKIKKSGPYEFKIELPTGATKLSHEKLTVRATVSGEPVREQGKDSEADTDTDSNSEDTDGN, encoded by the coding sequence ATGGATAAAATATTTGATAGCTCATGGATGCTCCGTTTAACCGCTTTGTTTTTAGCGGTGGCACTATTCCTGTATATTCAAACAGAAGAAAAACGTGAAACGGATTCGAGCACATCCAATGAAACAGATGTCATCACAAATGTGCCATTGGAAGTGTACTATGATTCTGATAATTTATTTGTTACAGGGCTCCCTGAAACGGTCGACGTAAAAATTTCAGGTCCGAAACAAATTGTAATGAAAACAAAGCTTGAAAAGGATTTCAAACTTTTTGTCGATTTAAACTCATTGTTAATTGGTGAACATAGCGTTACAATACATCAAGAAAACTTTTCGGAAAAACTGGATGTATCAATTGAGCCAAGAATAATTAATGTAACAATTGAGGAAAAGGTTACTGAACAGTTTCGTGTAGAACCGGAAATGAATAACCGTCTTTTAGCTGAGAACTTCGTACTGAACGAGATGACGGCAGAACCGTCAAAAGTAGCGGTAACAGGAGCAAAGAGTGTCATTGATAACATAAGTTATGTAAAGGCGACGGTTTCAGGCGAGAAAGATGTAAATAAATCATTTGAGCAAGAAGCGGCTGTAAAGGTACTAGACCGTGATCTGAATAAGCTCGATGTCAGCATTAATCCGGATAAGGTCAATGTAAAAGTAGAAATTAATGAATATAGTAAAGAAGTCCCGATTAAGATAAACGAAATTGGGGAACCAGTAGAGGGGCTTACAATTGACAGTTTATCCCCGGAAAAATCAAACATAACGGTATATGGTTCGAAATCTGTAGTGGATTCATTAAAAGAAGTTGCCGTAGACGTTGATGTTTCAAAAATTAAAAAATCCGGTCCTTACGAATTTAAAATTGAGCTTCCAACAGGGGCTACCAAGTTATCACATGAGAAACTAACGGTACGCGCAACTGTGAGTGGAGAGCCAGTTCGTGAACAGGGAAAAGATAGTGAAGCAGATACAGATACCGATTCTAATAGTGAAGATACAGATGGAAACTAA
- the sigW gene encoding RNA polymerase sigma factor SigW, protein MDALVNKRIKQVLKGDQNAYADIVNLYQHKLYQVCYRMLGNKQEAEDIAQEAFIRAYINLHSYDQNRKFSTWLYRIGTNLCIDRIRKKKPDYYLDAEVAGTEGLDMYSQIAAEEQLPEEAALQMELQDRIQYEISRLPDKYRSVIVLKYIEELSLQEISEILDMPLGTVKTRIHRGREALRKQLNNL, encoded by the coding sequence GATGCGTTAGTTAATAAAAGAATAAAGCAAGTGCTTAAAGGTGACCAAAACGCATATGCCGACATCGTTAACCTCTACCAGCACAAGCTGTATCAAGTGTGCTATCGAATGCTTGGAAATAAACAGGAAGCAGAAGATATCGCACAGGAGGCATTCATACGGGCCTATATTAATTTACATTCGTATGATCAAAATCGAAAATTTTCAACATGGCTTTACCGAATCGGAACAAATCTTTGTATTGACCGAATTCGTAAAAAGAAGCCCGATTATTACTTAGATGCGGAGGTAGCGGGAACAGAAGGGCTGGATATGTATTCTCAGATTGCCGCAGAGGAGCAGTTGCCGGAAGAGGCCGCCTTGCAGATGGAGCTTCAGGACCGAATACAATATGAAATTAGCCGCCTTCCCGATAAGTATCGATCGGTCATTGTATTAAAATATATTGAAGAACTGTCCCTTCAGGAAATAAGCGAAATTTTGGATATGCCTTTAGGAACAGTTAAAACGCGAATTCACCGTGGCCGTGAAGCGTTAAGAAAGCAGTTAAACAATTTGTAG
- a CDS encoding anti-sigma factor family protein, with product MKTCASEFVDYMHEYLDGDISREHEQILKQHLQTCPDCQQHMHELSDTVAFIKSAAHITAPPRFEDQVISRLPKRKSSAGIKRWFRQHPVLVAAAVFFLCMSATLLGSFPNDDQFSVTKQPNLVVEGQTVTVPVGEVVKGDIVVKNGDIIVEGEVDGNITVINGNYMASTAVVTGQVEEIDEMFEWLWYKIKDGFNKAIAVFNE from the coding sequence ATGAAAACGTGTGCATCAGAATTCGTGGATTATATGCACGAATATTTAGATGGTGATATTAGTCGTGAGCATGAACAAATATTGAAGCAGCATTTACAAACATGCCCTGATTGCCAACAACATATGCATGAATTAAGTGACACGGTTGCGTTTATCAAGAGTGCAGCACATATTACTGCCCCTCCGCGCTTTGAGGATCAAGTGATAAGCCGTTTACCGAAACGCAAAAGTTCTGCCGGCATCAAACGTTGGTTCCGTCAGCATCCTGTACTTGTAGCTGCAGCAGTATTCTTTTTATGTATGAGTGCCACATTGTTAGGCAGTTTTCCGAATGACGATCAATTCTCTGTGACGAAACAGCCTAATTTAGTCGTTGAAGGGCAAACGGTAACAGTGCCGGTAGGTGAAGTCGTTAAAGGTGACATCGTTGTGAAAAATGGAGATATTATTGTCGAAGGGGAAGTGGACGGCAATATTACAGTTATCAATGGCAACTACATGGCATCTACGGCAGTCGTTACAGGGCAAGTAGAGGAAATTGATGAAATGTTCGAATGGCTTTGGTACAAAATTAAAGACGGCTTCAATAAAGCAATCGCTGTTTTTAATGAGTAA
- the glmM gene encoding phosphoglucosamine mutase — MGKYFGTDGVRGVANSELTPELAFKLGRIGGYVLTKDAKDRPKVLIGRDTRISGEMLEGALVAGLLSIGAEVMRLGVISTPGVAYLTRVMNAEAGVMISASHNPVADNGIKFFGPDGFKLTDAQEEEIERILDAEEDTLPRPVGAAVGSVTDYFEGGQKYISYLKQTVEEDFEGLHVALDCAHGATSSLATHLFADLEADISTMGASPDGLNINEGVGSTHPEKLAAFVAERGADVGLAFDGDGDRLIAVDENGTIVDGDQIMFIIGKYLHAKGRLNKGTIVSTVMSNMGFYKALEDNEMTSVQTAVGDRYVVEEMRANDYNLGGEQSGHIVFLDYNTTGDGLLTGIQLVNIMKATGKKLSELAGEMTIYPQKLVNVRVTDKHAVTQNEKVAAVIAEVEAEMAGNGRVLVRPSGTEPLVRVMVEAASEEACENYVARIADVVRTEMGLAE; from the coding sequence ATGGGTAAATATTTCGGAACAGATGGCGTTCGCGGTGTCGCAAATAGTGAACTAACACCAGAGTTGGCATTTAAACTAGGCCGTATTGGCGGCTATGTGCTAACGAAGGATGCTAAAGATCGCCCGAAAGTATTAATTGGACGCGATACACGTATTTCTGGGGAGATGTTGGAAGGTGCACTTGTTGCAGGTCTTCTTTCAATTGGAGCAGAAGTTATGCGTTTAGGTGTAATTAGTACACCAGGTGTAGCGTATCTTACACGCGTCATGAATGCTGAAGCAGGTGTTATGATTTCAGCATCTCATAATCCTGTCGCAGATAACGGCATTAAATTTTTCGGTCCAGACGGCTTTAAATTAACGGATGCACAAGAAGAAGAGATTGAACGTATTCTTGATGCAGAAGAAGATACATTACCACGTCCAGTAGGTGCTGCTGTTGGTTCAGTAACAGACTACTTTGAAGGTGGACAAAAATATATTTCATACTTAAAACAAACAGTTGAAGAAGATTTTGAAGGATTACATGTGGCATTAGACTGTGCGCATGGTGCGACTTCTTCTTTAGCAACACATTTATTCGCAGATTTAGAGGCAGATATTTCAACAATGGGTGCTTCACCGGATGGACTGAACATCAATGAAGGTGTCGGTTCAACACATCCTGAAAAATTAGCTGCATTTGTCGCGGAGCGCGGCGCGGATGTCGGTTTAGCATTTGATGGAGATGGCGACCGTTTAATCGCTGTAGATGAGAACGGTACGATTGTTGACGGTGACCAGATTATGTTCATTATCGGAAAATATTTACACGCAAAAGGCCGCTTAAACAAAGGCACGATTGTTTCTACAGTTATGAGTAACATGGGCTTCTACAAAGCGCTTGAAGACAACGAAATGACAAGTGTTCAAACAGCAGTTGGAGACCGCTATGTTGTGGAAGAAATGCGTGCAAATGATTATAACTTAGGTGGCGAGCAATCGGGTCACATCGTATTTTTAGATTACAATACAACAGGCGACGGTTTGCTTACAGGTATTCAGCTAGTGAATATTATGAAAGCAACAGGCAAGAAACTTTCTGAACTTGCAGGGGAAATGACGATTTACCCGCAAAAGTTAGTGAACGTACGTGTAACAGATAAACATGCTGTAACACAAAATGAAAAGGTTGCCGCTGTCATCGCTGAAGTAGAAGCGGAAATGGCAGGCAATGGTCGTGTATTAGTTCGCCCTTCAGGTACAGAGCCTTTAGTGCGCGTTATGGTCGAGGCAGCTTCAGAAGAGGCTTGCGAAAACTATGTAGCACGAATCGCAGATGTAGTACGTACAGAAATGGGTTTAGCTGAATAA
- the cdaA gene encoding diadenylate cyclase CdaA, whose protein sequence is MQIIEQFTDIAAVDMIFKVLDVLLVWYVVYKALTLIKGTKAVQLLKGLLIVVLAKFATYVFGLDTLDWLLQEVIDWGFLAIIIIFQPEIRRALEQIGRGKIFQRTNNQQEDEQTRLVEAMKKSVSYMAKRRIGALISIEKDTGLNEYVETGIKMDAAISSELMINIFIPNTPLHDGAVIIQKNQIAASACYLPLSESAFISKELGTRHRAALGLSEVTDAITIVVSEETGAISITANGNLHRNLTITEFEELLRKLWFGPEQDSNLASKWTWGGKKNG, encoded by the coding sequence ATGCAAATAATTGAGCAATTTACAGACATTGCTGCTGTAGATATGATTTTTAAAGTACTGGACGTACTGCTTGTCTGGTATGTAGTTTATAAAGCATTGACCCTCATTAAAGGAACGAAAGCCGTTCAATTATTGAAAGGGTTATTAATTGTTGTGTTAGCGAAATTTGCTACCTACGTTTTCGGTCTAGACACCCTTGATTGGTTATTGCAAGAAGTAATTGATTGGGGTTTCTTAGCAATTATTATAATATTCCAGCCGGAAATTCGCCGGGCCCTTGAGCAAATCGGACGGGGTAAGATTTTCCAACGAACGAATAACCAGCAGGAAGATGAGCAGACACGCTTAGTCGAGGCGATGAAAAAATCTGTAAGTTATATGGCAAAACGCCGAATTGGAGCACTTATTTCGATTGAAAAAGATACAGGATTAAATGAATATGTAGAAACGGGCATCAAGATGGATGCCGCAATTTCTTCTGAATTAATGATTAATATTTTCATCCCAAATACACCGTTACATGACGGGGCCGTAATTATACAGAAAAACCAAATAGCCGCTTCGGCTTGTTACTTGCCATTGTCGGAAAGTGCATTTATTTCCAAAGAACTTGGTACACGTCACCGGGCAGCACTTGGGTTAAGTGAAGTAACAGATGCAATTACAATTGTTGTATCCGAAGAAACAGGTGCGATTAGTATAACAGCTAATGGTAATTTACACCGTAACCTTACTATTACAGAATTTGAAGAATTACTGCGCAAACTGTGGTTTGGTCCTGAACAAGATTCTAACTTAGCATCTAAGTGGACTTGGGGAGGGAAAAAGAATGGATAA
- a CDS encoding type 1 glutamine amidotransferase domain-containing protein, whose product MAKIATLITDKFEDVEFTSPKQALEAAGHTIVTIDKEGNKSITGKNGEATVQIDKGVAEANPQDFDALFIPGGFSPDLLRDDERVVAFAKYFMDEKKPVFAICHGPQLLITAKSLEGRDATGYKSIKVDMEYAGVNFHDEEVFVCQKQLVTSRTPDDLPAFNREIVNLLEEKGL is encoded by the coding sequence TTGGCTAAAATTGCAACATTAATTACTGACAAGTTTGAAGATGTGGAGTTCACAAGTCCGAAACAGGCACTAGAGGCTGCAGGGCATACAATTGTAACAATCGATAAAGAAGGTAATAAATCGATTACAGGTAAAAATGGCGAAGCAACAGTTCAGATTGATAAAGGGGTAGCAGAGGCGAACCCGCAGGACTTTGATGCGTTATTTATTCCAGGTGGTTTTTCACCGGATTTACTGCGTGATGATGAGCGCGTTGTAGCATTTGCAAAGTATTTTATGGATGAAAAGAAACCTGTCTTTGCAATTTGCCATGGACCACAGCTGCTAATTACAGCGAAGTCATTAGAGGGACGAGATGCGACAGGTTATAAATCGATTAAAGTCGATATGGAATATGCAGGGGTAAACTTCCATGATGAAGAAGTATTTGTTTGTCAAAAACAGCTTGTAACAAGCCGTACACCGGATGATTTACCGGCATTTAACCGAGAAATTGTAAATTTATTAGAAGAGAAGGGGCTTTAA